One window of Sphingomonas sp. KC8 genomic DNA carries:
- a CDS encoding SAM-dependent methyltransferase, whose amino-acid sequence MRRDQPARGHHLVTADRGFATGAGLGAQLAALGVRRVLDRIDRGLDEGAIDVTLPDGTQRRLGGRKAGPVAIVALRHWRALARLMASGSVGWYRAWAEGEWASPDPVPLFDLFMRNRHALGEAGRARGLTRMVNRIKHALRHNDRTGARRNVAFHYDLGNDFYAAWLDPTMTYSSARFAEPISPGEPLDVAQTRKVRMLLDRLALKPGDRLLEIGCGWGGLAEIAVRDYGVHVTGITLSTEQRAFAEARLAAAGFSDRADFRLVDYRDVAGTFDAVASVEMVEAVGEAYWPAYLEAIARVLKPGGRAAIQFIDIDDAIFADYALSADFIQTYIFPGGMLLSESRFRKTAEGAGLAWRDLDRFGLHYAETLRRWRERFDRAVAEGALPGGFDPTFIGLWRYYLMYCEGGFRGGGIDVAQVTLVGAA is encoded by the coding sequence ATGAGGCGCGATCAGCCAGCGAGAGGCCACCATCTGGTGACGGCCGACCGGGGTTTTGCCACGGGGGCGGGGCTTGGCGCGCAGCTGGCGGCATTGGGCGTCCGCCGCGTGCTCGACCGGATCGATCGGGGGCTGGACGAGGGCGCGATCGACGTGACCCTGCCCGATGGAACGCAGCGCCGGTTGGGCGGGCGAAAGGCGGGGCCTGTCGCGATCGTCGCGTTGCGCCACTGGCGGGCGCTGGCGCGGCTGATGGCGAGCGGTTCGGTCGGCTGGTATCGCGCCTGGGCCGAAGGCGAATGGGCCAGCCCCGATCCGGTGCCGCTGTTCGATCTGTTCATGCGCAACCGCCATGCGCTGGGCGAGGCGGGGCGCGCACGCGGGCTGACGCGGATGGTGAACCGCATCAAACATGCGCTGCGCCACAATGATCGCACCGGCGCGCGACGTAACGTCGCGTTCCATTACGACCTGGGCAATGATTTCTACGCGGCCTGGCTCGACCCGACGATGACCTATTCCAGCGCGCGCTTTGCCGAGCCGATTTCGCCCGGCGAGCCGCTGGATGTGGCGCAGACGCGCAAGGTGCGGATGCTGCTGGATCGGCTGGCGCTAAAGCCGGGCGATCGGCTGCTGGAGATCGGCTGCGGTTGGGGCGGCCTCGCCGAAATCGCGGTGCGGGATTATGGCGTCCACGTCACCGGCATCACGCTTTCGACCGAGCAGCGCGCCTTTGCCGAGGCGCGGCTGGCGGCCGCAGGCTTCAGCGATCGCGCGGATTTCCGGCTGGTCGATTATCGCGATGTGGCCGGGACGTTCGACGCGGTGGCGAGCGTCGAGATGGTGGAGGCGGTGGGCGAGGCGTATTGGCCGGCTTATCTGGAAGCGATCGCCCGCGTGCTGAAGCCGGGCGGGCGGGCCGCGATCCAGTTCATCGATATCGATGATGCGATCTTCGCCGATTATGCGCTGAGCGCGGACTTCATCCAGACCTATATCTTTCCCGGCGGAATGCTGCTGTCCGAAAGCCGGTTCCGCAAGACCGCCGAGGGGGCCGGGCTGGCCTGGCGCGACCTGGACCGGTTCGGCCTGCATTATGCCGAAACATTGCGACGCTGGCGCGAGCGGTTCGACCGGGCGGTAGCCGAAGGCGCGCTGCCGGGCGGGTTCGATCCGACGTTCATCGGCCTGTGGCGCTATTATCTGATGTATTGCGAGGGCGGTTTTCGCGGTGGCGGGATCGATGTGGCGCAGGTGACGCTGGTTGGCGCAGCATGA
- a CDS encoding cryptochrome/photolyase family protein, whose product MTSILWFRQDLRLADQRALVAAASEGPVVCLYVLDDERPGPWRIGGAQRWWLHHSLSALADALVDRGAQLILRRGDAVEEVLRLACEVGAARVHALRHYEPWWQDAEAALADRIDLHLHDGGTLAPPDRVRTGGGGRYRVFTPFWRALKEQMPPELPLPAPDRIATVADHPDSDALDDWALLPTAPDWAAGFGDYWAPGEEGAKDALRNFLPNITDYDTARNLPSIAGSSRLSPHLHFGEISPATVWHHAAKRARGEAEPFLREVGWRDFAANVIDILPDYGRRNGREAWDDFPWRDAEADFAAWTKGRTGYPIVDAGMRELWATGWMHNRVRMIAASFLTKHLLIDWRRGERWFWDTLVDANYANNAVNWQWIAGTGIDSNPFGRIMAPILQSEKFDAAAYIRKWVPELAKVPEPWIHDPHEAGCAPKGYPAPLIGHRAGRARALATAEAHGRGG is encoded by the coding sequence ATGACCAGTATCTTATGGTTCCGTCAGGATTTACGGCTTGCTGACCAGCGCGCGCTGGTGGCGGCGGCGAGCGAAGGCCCGGTCGTCTGCCTTTATGTTCTCGATGACGAGCGGCCCGGGCCGTGGCGGATCGGTGGGGCGCAACGCTGGTGGCTGCACCATAGCCTGAGCGCGCTTGCCGATGCGTTGGTCGACAGGGGCGCCCAGCTGATCCTGCGGCGTGGCGATGCCGTGGAAGAGGTGCTGCGGCTGGCGTGCGAAGTTGGCGCCGCGCGTGTCCATGCGCTGCGCCATTATGAACCATGGTGGCAGGATGCCGAAGCCGCGCTGGCGGACCGGATCGACCTGCACTTGCACGATGGCGGCACGCTGGCCCCGCCGGATCGGGTGCGGACGGGCGGTGGCGGCCGTTATCGGGTGTTCACGCCGTTCTGGCGCGCGCTGAAGGAGCAGATGCCGCCCGAACTGCCGCTGCCGGCGCCGGACCGGATTGCGACGGTGGCCGATCACCCCGATAGCGATGCACTCGACGACTGGGCCTTGCTGCCGACCGCGCCGGATTGGGCCGCCGGATTTGGCGACTATTGGGCACCCGGTGAAGAGGGCGCGAAGGATGCGCTGCGCAACTTCCTGCCGAACATCACCGACTATGATACGGCCCGCAACCTGCCGTCGATCGCCGGATCGTCGCGCCTGTCGCCGCATCTGCATTTCGGCGAAATTTCGCCAGCCACCGTGTGGCACCATGCCGCGAAACGCGCGCGCGGCGAGGCCGAACCCTTCCTGCGTGAAGTGGGCTGGCGCGATTTCGCCGCGAACGTGATCGATATCCTGCCCGATTATGGCCGGCGCAACGGGCGCGAGGCGTGGGACGATTTCCCATGGCGCGATGCCGAGGCGGATTTCGCGGCGTGGACGAAAGGGCGCACGGGCTATCCGATCGTCGATGCCGGAATGCGCGAATTATGGGCGACCGGATGGATGCACAATCGGGTGCGGATGATCGCCGCATCCTTCCTGACCAAGCATCTGCTGATCGACTGGCGGCGCGGCGAACGCTGGTTCTGGGATACGCTGGTCGATGCCAATTACGCCAATAATGCGGTGAACTGGCAGTGGATCGCGGGAACGGGGATCGATTCCAATCCGTTCGGGCGGATCATGGCGCCGATCCTGCAATCGGAAAAATTCGACGCGGCGGCCTATATCCGCAAATGGGTGCCCGAACTGGCCAAGGTGCCCGAACCGTGGATCCACGATCCCCACGAGGCCGGTTGCGCGCCGAAGGGCTATCCGGCCCCGCTGATCGGCCATCGCGCGGGGCGGGCAAGGGCGCTGGCGACGGCGGAGGCCCATGGCCGTGGCGGATGA
- a CDS encoding 2-oxoacid:ferredoxin oxidoreductase subunit beta: protein MNEMTKFTTTPKDWETDQEVRWCPGCGDYAVLKAVQRTMPELGVRPENTVFVSGIGCSSRFPYYMETYGFHTIHGRAPAVATGVKLANPELDVWIITGDGDALSIGGNHTMHLLRRNLDCQVLLFNNEIYGLTKGQYSPTSRVGTRSPSTPYGSVDRPASPCSFALGSGARFVARAIDTHKNLPSVLKAAHAHKGASFVEIYQNCIVYNDDVFAPFTEKKAAPDNQIWVEDGKPVLFANGAKGLTLNRTDLKLHVVDVVDGDWEAAGVIVHDQTNHGLAQMLIDFAPGEGGPVVLGVIFNHPRPTFDRAVVEQNAAATAGKKPDLQKLISKGQTWQVEKAGPTL from the coding sequence ATGAACGAGATGACCAAGTTCACCACGACCCCCAAGGACTGGGAAACCGATCAGGAGGTGCGCTGGTGCCCCGGTTGCGGCGACTATGCGGTGCTGAAGGCGGTGCAGCGGACCATGCCCGAACTGGGCGTGCGGCCGGAAAACACCGTGTTCGTATCCGGCATCGGCTGCTCGTCGCGCTTCCCTTATTATATGGAAACCTATGGCTTCCACACCATCCACGGCCGCGCGCCGGCGGTGGCGACGGGGGTCAAGCTCGCCAATCCCGAACTCGACGTGTGGATCATCACCGGCGACGGCGATGCGCTGTCGATCGGCGGCAACCACACGATGCACCTGCTGCGCCGCAATCTCGACTGCCAGGTGCTGCTGTTCAACAACGAGATTTACGGGCTGACCAAGGGGCAATATTCGCCCACCAGCCGCGTCGGCACGCGTTCGCCATCGACGCCGTACGGATCGGTCGATCGGCCGGCGAGCCCGTGCAGCTTTGCGCTGGGATCGGGCGCGCGTTTCGTTGCGCGGGCGATCGACACGCACAAAAACCTGCCGTCTGTGCTGAAGGCCGCCCACGCCCACAAGGGCGCGAGCTTCGTCGAAATCTACCAGAACTGCATCGTCTATAATGACGACGTGTTCGCGCCCTTCACCGAAAAGAAGGCGGCGCCGGACAACCAGATCTGGGTGGAAGACGGCAAGCCGGTGCTGTTCGCGAACGGCGCCAAGGGGCTGACGCTCAACCGGACGGACCTGAAGCTGCATGTCGTCGATGTCGTCGATGGCGACTGGGAAGCGGCCGGCGTGATCGTCCACGACCAGACCAACCATGGGCTGGCGCAGATGCTGATCGATTTCGCTCCCGGCGAAGGCGGCCCCGTTGTGCTCGGCGTGATCTTCAACCATCCGCGCCCGACCTTCGACCGCGCGGTGGTCGAACAGAATGCGGCAGCGACGGCGGGCAAGAAGCCAGACCTGCAAAAGCTGATCTCCAAGGGCCAGACCTGGCAGGTGGAAAAGGCCGGCCCCACGCTCTGA
- a CDS encoding 2-oxoacid:acceptor oxidoreductase subunit alpha: MATAVHEITPKEAAANPPAEAIVVRFAGDSGDGMQLTGGQFTLSTALAGNDLATFPDFPAEIRAPQGTLFGVSAFQINFGSTAIETAGDAPDVLIAMNPAALKTNVGALKPGGLIIADEGEFGARNLAKAGYDVSPLGDGSLAKWQLLSFNISQLTMDAVKPFGLGNKEALRCKNMWTLGLALWMFDRDRAPLIKWLEQKFAKNQTLVDANVAALNAGHAFGETAEISGPLKQHHVAPAEAEPGLYRTITGAESISLGLVAGAQLANVKMFFGGYPITPASAILHHLSQLKEYDVTTFQAEDEIAAIASAIGASYGGQLGVTSSSGPGIALKGEAMGLAVMTELPLVIVNSQRGGPSTGLPTKTEQSDLYQAVYGRNGDAPMPVISACSPADAFDCAIEAVRIATQFMTPVMLLTDGYIANAAEPWKVPDMSGYAPFPVHYLDSVPEGGFKPYSRDDKLARPWVKPGTPGLIHRIGGIEKQVDTGHLDYSPANHQAMTDLRQAKVNGIADHIPDQEITLGEPGGKLVIVGWGSTYGPILQAVRRARAKGLDVSHIHIRHIWPMPKNLGALLKGYEKIIVPEMNTGQLKTVLRDQYLVDARPLNKVSGQPFRIAEIEAAIESALA, from the coding sequence ATGGCGACAGCCGTTCACGAAATCACTCCCAAGGAGGCCGCGGCCAATCCACCGGCCGAGGCGATCGTTGTACGTTTTGCCGGCGATAGCGGCGATGGCATGCAGCTGACCGGGGGGCAGTTTACATTGTCCACGGCGCTGGCTGGCAATGACCTTGCCACCTTCCCCGATTTCCCGGCCGAAATCCGCGCGCCGCAGGGCACGCTGTTCGGCGTGTCCGCGTTCCAGATCAATTTCGGGTCGACCGCGATCGAAACCGCGGGCGACGCGCCCGACGTGCTGATCGCGATGAACCCCGCCGCCCTGAAGACGAATGTCGGCGCGCTGAAGCCGGGCGGCCTGATCATCGCCGACGAAGGCGAGTTCGGCGCGCGCAACCTGGCGAAGGCCGGTTATGACGTGTCGCCGCTGGGCGATGGCAGCCTGGCCAAGTGGCAGCTGCTGAGCTTCAACATTTCGCAGCTGACGATGGATGCGGTGAAGCCGTTCGGCCTTGGCAACAAGGAAGCGCTGCGCTGCAAGAACATGTGGACGCTGGGCCTGGCCCTGTGGATGTTCGACCGCGATCGCGCGCCGCTGATCAAGTGGCTGGAGCAGAAGTTCGCCAAGAACCAGACGCTGGTCGACGCCAACGTCGCCGCGCTGAACGCCGGCCATGCCTTTGGCGAAACAGCCGAAATTTCCGGCCCGCTGAAGCAGCACCATGTGGCGCCGGCGGAAGCGGAGCCGGGCCTGTACCGCACCATCACCGGCGCGGAATCGATTTCGCTCGGCCTGGTGGCTGGCGCGCAGCTGGCCAATGTGAAGATGTTCTTCGGTGGCTATCCGATCACCCCGGCATCCGCGATCCTGCACCATTTGTCGCAGCTCAAGGAATATGACGTCACCACCTTCCAGGCGGAGGACGAAATCGCCGCGATCGCATCGGCGATCGGCGCATCCTATGGCGGGCAGCTGGGCGTCACATCGTCGTCCGGCCCCGGCATCGCGCTGAAGGGCGAGGCGATGGGCCTTGCCGTGATGACCGAATTGCCGCTGGTCATCGTCAATTCGCAGCGTGGCGGCCCTTCGACCGGCCTGCCGACCAAGACCGAGCAGTCGGATCTGTATCAGGCCGTCTATGGCCGCAACGGCGACGCCCCGATGCCGGTGATTTCGGCCTGTTCGCCCGCCGACGCATTCGATTGCGCGATCGAAGCGGTGCGCATCGCCACCCAGTTCATGACGCCGGTCATGCTGCTGACCGACGGTTATATCGCCAACGCGGCCGAGCCGTGGAAGGTGCCCGACATGAGCGGTTACGCGCCGTTCCCGGTGCACTATCTGGACAGCGTGCCCGAAGGCGGGTTCAAGCCGTACAGCCGCGACGACAAGCTGGCGCGCCCGTGGGTGAAGCCCGGCACGCCTGGCCTGATCCACCGCATCGGCGGCATCGAAAAGCAGGTCGATACCGGCCACCTCGATTATTCGCCGGCCAACCACCAGGCGATGACCGATCTGCGCCAGGCGAAGGTGAACGGCATCGCCGATCATATTCCCGATCAGGAAATCACGCTGGGCGAACCGGGCGGCAAGCTCGTCATCGTCGGCTGGGGTTCGACCTATGGGCCGATCCTGCAGGCGGTGCGCCGGGCGCGGGCCAAGGGGCTGGATGTCAGCCACATCCATATCCGCCACATCTGGCCGATGCCGAAAAATCTGGGCGCGTTGCTCAAGGGCTATGAAAAGATCATCGTGCCCGAGATGAACACCGGCCAGCTCAAGACCGTACTGCGCGATCAGTATCTGGTCGACGCCCGTCCGCTCAACAAGGTTTCCGGCCAGCCCTTCCGCATCGCCGAAATCGAAGCCGCTATCGAGAGTGCGCTCGCATGA
- a CDS encoding histone deacetylase family protein — translation MARIVHHPDYVSPAAPGSRFSFDKYGLAMMALDEAGAPFEMHEPEPMPREWIAAVHDADYVDQVIAACVPPEKERRIGFAVTPHVARRAQLVPGGTWLAAKLALAHGFAANSAGGSHHALADTGAGYCVFNDLAITANRLIAQGDAKRVMIVDLDVHQGDGTAILMAGRDDVFTLSIHADKNFPARKARSSLDAALADGADDAAYLAVLDAHLDPAIDGFQPDLILYQAGVDPHIEDRLGRLALSDAGLAARDVRVMVAARMRGVPLASVLGGGYGEDRMAVARRHARSIITLATAAAKPRVMP, via the coding sequence ATGGCCCGCATCGTCCACCACCCCGATTATGTGTCGCCCGCAGCACCCGGCAGCCGTTTCAGCTTCGACAAATATGGGCTGGCGATGATGGCACTGGATGAGGCGGGCGCACCGTTTGAGATGCACGAGCCGGAGCCGATGCCCCGCGAATGGATCGCGGCCGTCCATGATGCGGACTATGTGGATCAGGTGATCGCAGCGTGCGTGCCGCCTGAAAAGGAACGGCGGATCGGCTTTGCCGTCACACCCCATGTCGCCCGTCGCGCGCAGCTTGTACCCGGCGGGACATGGCTGGCGGCGAAGCTGGCGCTGGCGCACGGCTTTGCCGCGAACAGCGCGGGCGGCAGCCATCATGCACTGGCGGATACGGGGGCGGGCTATTGCGTGTTCAACGATCTGGCGATCACCGCCAACCGGCTGATCGCGCAAGGGGATGCCAAGCGGGTGATGATCGTCGACCTTGACGTGCATCAGGGCGATGGCACCGCGATCCTGATGGCCGGGCGCGACGATGTGTTCACGCTGTCGATCCATGCGGACAAGAATTTCCCCGCGCGCAAAGCCCGATCGTCGCTGGATGCTGCACTGGCGGACGGGGCTGACGATGCAGCATATCTGGCGGTGCTGGACGCGCATCTGGACCCGGCAATCGATGGATTTCAGCCTGACCTGATCCTTTACCAGGCGGGGGTGGATCCCCATATCGAAGACAGGCTGGGCCGGCTGGCGCTGAGCGATGCCGGCCTTGCCGCACGGGATGTGCGGGTGATGGTTGCAGCACGGATGCGCGGTGTGCCGCTGGCGAGTGTGCTGGGTGGTGGCTATGGTGAAGACCGCATGGCGGTGGCGCGGCGCCATGCACGTTCGATAATTACGCTGGCGACAGCAGCGGCCAAGCCCCGCGTGATGCCCTGA
- a CDS encoding alpha/beta hydrolase: MTSPFIRPDVRTFIDFASAIPGPKMHELGPVAARAALRAGRDLIDLPVGELAVIRDLNIPGPAGADIPARLYDARETRDAGPVLVYFHGGGFILGDLHSHEPICAEIARQLDLPVIAVDYRLAPENPWPAAPDDCEAAARWIASNPAETGRIATSLILAGDSAGGTLTIVTTLALRDTPAAVPVLAQWPIYPAPDPTGKYYSYREFSNGYFLDAASMNWFHESYAADYSDHRATPLKADHAGTPPTLVVTASLDPLRDSGRAYAAALVQAGVPTVYREAAGNIHGFLNMRKAVPSSQGDLAGCITALKAIIAELEPAA, translated from the coding sequence ATGACTTCGCCTTTCATTCGTCCCGATGTCCGCACCTTCATCGATTTCGCATCCGCCATTCCCGGTCCCAAGATGCACGAACTCGGCCCCGTTGCGGCGCGCGCGGCGTTGCGCGCGGGGCGCGATCTGATCGATCTGCCGGTGGGCGAACTCGCCGTCATCCGCGATCTTAACATCCCCGGCCCGGCCGGCGCCGATATTCCAGCCCGCCTCTATGATGCCCGCGAAACGCGCGACGCGGGTCCGGTGCTGGTCTATTTCCACGGCGGCGGCTTCATTCTCGGCGATCTGCACAGCCATGAACCGATCTGCGCCGAAATCGCCCGCCAGCTCGATCTGCCGGTGATCGCGGTCGATTATCGCCTCGCGCCCGAAAATCCCTGGCCCGCCGCCCCCGATGATTGCGAGGCGGCGGCCCGTTGGATCGCATCCAACCCGGCCGAAACCGGGCGGATCGCCACCAGTCTCATCCTCGCGGGGGACAGCGCAGGCGGCACGCTCACCATCGTCACCACGCTGGCGCTGCGCGATACGCCGGCCGCGGTGCCGGTGCTGGCGCAGTGGCCGATTTACCCCGCCCCCGATCCGACCGGAAAATACTATTCCTATCGCGAGTTTTCGAACGGCTACTTCCTCGATGCGGCGTCGATGAACTGGTTCCACGAATCCTACGCCGCCGATTATTCAGACCATCGCGCAACGCCCTTGAAGGCCGATCATGCCGGCACACCCCCCACTTTGGTCGTCACCGCCAGCCTCGATCCCTTGCGTGATTCGGGCCGGGCTTATGCCGCCGCCCTCGTTCAGGCGGGCGTGCCCACCGTCTATCGCGAGGCCGCCGGCAACATTCACGGCTTCCTCAACATGCGAAAGGCGGTCCCGTCGTCGCAGGGCGATCTCGCCGGCTGCATCACCGCCCTCAAGGCCATCATCGCCGAACTGGAACCCGCCGCATGA
- a CDS encoding RNA pyrophosphohydrolase: MSQSTLPYRDAAAVMLLNADNKVFVALRIDNAAEAWQMPQGGLDEGETPQAGMLRELEEETGIPPHLVEIIAEARAPFFYDLPPELVGKVWKGRYRGQRQYWFLARFLGTDEDVNLDTAEPEFRGWRWGEPAELPDMIVPFKRKLYSDVLEEFADYL, translated from the coding sequence ATGAGCCAAAGCACCCTGCCCTATCGCGATGCCGCCGCCGTGATGCTGCTCAACGCCGACAACAAGGTGTTCGTCGCGCTGCGCATCGATAATGCCGCGGAAGCGTGGCAGATGCCGCAAGGCGGTCTCGACGAAGGCGAAACCCCGCAAGCCGGCATGCTGCGCGAGCTTGAGGAAGAAACCGGCATCCCGCCCCATCTGGTCGAAATCATCGCTGAGGCGCGCGCGCCGTTCTTCTACGATCTCCCCCCCGAACTCGTCGGCAAGGTGTGGAAGGGGCGCTATCGCGGCCAGCGCCAATATTGGTTCCTCGCCCGCTTCCTCGGCACCGACGAAGATGTGAACCTCGACACCGCCGAACCCGAATTTCGCGGCTGGCGGTGGGGGGAACCGGCTGAACTGCCGGACATGATCGTCCCGTTCAAGCGCAAGCTCTATTCCGATGTGCTAGAGGAATTTGCAGACTATCTCTGA
- a CDS encoding DUF481 domain-containing protein — protein sequence MLPFLAFALLAPLIEPPQTAPAPPSVPPLLLTPIVAAPPPPAQPLPMPRIAPPPPTELPPSVRALLDAAIASDDPQTVSAIARLARKTAPWAANQADALKDDYNAVVAEKKATAERERIARLSNASFFDNWKGEVELGGSRSTGNTRALGLYGSAKGEREGVRVRHRFNARADLQETSGVTTTERILASYQPNLKFDDRFYAYGLGQYEHDRFLGYDNRYTLGGGFGYSLVSNDKMKLDFEGGPAVRYTDFIAEPGKTTIAGRASMALRWQIAPTVSLTQDAALYVESGSTNATSSIALDTKLFGPLKTRLSYNIQYERDAPAGRDPVDTLSRATLVYSF from the coding sequence ATGCTCCCCTTCCTTGCCTTCGCCCTGCTCGCGCCCCTGATCGAACCGCCACAGACCGCGCCCGCGCCGCCATCCGTGCCGCCGCTGCTGCTGACGCCGATCGTCGCAGCACCCCCGCCGCCGGCTCAGCCTTTGCCCATGCCGCGGATCGCCCCGCCGCCGCCCACCGAACTGCCGCCTTCGGTGCGCGCGCTGCTCGACGCGGCGATCGCCAGCGATGATCCGCAAACCGTCTCCGCCATTGCCAGGCTCGCCCGCAAGACGGCGCCATGGGCCGCCAATCAGGCCGATGCGCTGAAGGACGACTACAACGCCGTCGTCGCCGAAAAGAAGGCCACCGCCGAACGCGAACGGATCGCGCGCCTGTCCAACGCCAGCTTCTTCGATAACTGGAAGGGCGAGGTCGAACTCGGCGGGTCGCGTTCCACCGGCAACACCCGTGCGCTTGGCCTTTATGGTTCGGCCAAGGGGGAACGGGAAGGGGTGCGCGTGCGCCATCGCTTCAACGCCCGCGCCGATCTTCAGGAAACCAGCGGCGTCACCACCACCGAACGCATCCTCGCCAGCTACCAGCCCAATTTGAAATTCGACGATCGCTTCTACGCTTATGGCCTTGGCCAGTACGAACATGATCGGTTTCTGGGGTATGACAATCGCTACACGCTGGGCGGCGGTTTCGGCTACAGCCTGGTTTCCAACGACAAGATGAAGCTCGATTTCGAAGGCGGCCCGGCCGTGCGATACACCGATTTCATCGCCGAACCGGGCAAGACCACGATCGCCGGCCGCGCCTCGATGGCGCTGCGCTGGCAGATCGCGCCGACGGTTAGCCTGACGCAGGATGCGGCGCTCTACGTCGAATCCGGCAGCACCAACGCCACTTCGTCGATCGCGCTGGACACCAAATTGTTCGGCCCGCTGAAAACGCGGCTGTCCTACAACATCCAGTATGAACGCGATGCGCCGGCCGGCCGCGATCCCGTCGATACATTGAGCCGCGCCACCCTGGTCTACAGCTTTTGA
- a CDS encoding aldo/keto reductase, which produces MTLPTRRIGPFTVSAIGLGCMNLNHAYGRMPSAADGARLLNRALDLGVTFLDTAALYGYGDNERLIGKAVMHRRAEYTLASKCVLDVFDGERGLNGHPDAIARTLDQALVRLGTDHIDLYYLHRLDRNVPVEDSVGALVRAKEAGKIGAIGLSEMGAATIRRAHAVHPIAALQTEYSPWVRNPEVAVLDVCRELGIGFVAFSPVARGFLAGAVTDDNYEADDIRAIMPRFVEPQLSHNLKLLDRFRAVATQAGCTPAQLGLGWVLAQRDDIVPIPGTRSIAHLEEDVAAAHLTLDSATIAAVDAIFTPGAVAGPRYSPAMQAAIDTELLPEELADA; this is translated from the coding sequence ATGACGCTGCCCACCCGTCGCATCGGCCCGTTCACCGTCTCAGCCATCGGCCTTGGCTGCATGAATCTCAACCATGCCTATGGCCGTATGCCAAGCGCGGCGGATGGCGCCCGCCTGCTCAATCGGGCGCTCGATCTGGGCGTCACCTTCCTCGATACCGCCGCGCTCTATGGCTATGGCGATAATGAACGGCTGATCGGCAAGGCCGTGATGCACCGCCGCGCCGAATACACCCTCGCCAGCAAATGCGTGCTCGATGTGTTCGACGGCGAACGCGGGCTGAACGGCCATCCGGATGCGATCGCCCGCACGCTCGATCAGGCGCTTGTCCGCCTCGGCACCGATCATATCGATCTATATTATCTCCACCGGCTCGACCGGAATGTGCCGGTCGAAGATTCGGTCGGCGCGCTCGTTCGCGCCAAGGAAGCCGGCAAGATCGGCGCGATCGGCCTGTCCGAAATGGGCGCCGCCACCATCCGCCGCGCCCACGCCGTCCACCCGATCGCCGCGCTTCAGACCGAATATTCGCCCTGGGTGCGCAATCCCGAAGTCGCCGTGCTCGATGTCTGCCGCGAACTCGGCATCGGCTTCGTCGCCTTCTCGCCCGTCGCGCGCGGCTTCCTCGCCGGCGCCGTCACCGATGACAATTACGAAGCGGACGATATCCGCGCGATCATGCCGCGCTTCGTCGAACCGCAGTTGTCGCACAATCTGAAGCTGCTCGATCGCTTCCGCGCGGTCGCCACGCAAGCCGGCTGCACCCCAGCCCAGCTCGGACTCGGCTGGGTGCTGGCCCAGCGCGACGATATCGTCCCCATCCCCGGCACGCGCAGCATCGCCCATCTCGAAGAAGATGTCGCCGCCGCGCATCTGACGCTGGATTCCGCAACGATCGCCGCCGTCGACGCGATCTTCACCCCCGGCGCGGTTGCCGGCCCGCGCTATTCCCCGGCGATGCAGGCCGCGATCGACACCGAATTGCTGCCGGAAGAATTGGCCGACGCCTGA
- a CDS encoding nuclear transport factor 2 family protein → MTTPDNRALFLKMLNALGTKDFDTFQACLADDVLLEWPFPVMEGFPAEARGARWFRDSLEASWADFAPYAYRIVAIHDMANPNALVAEYTSHSTYLPTGLPYENGYVSIVDFADGRITRWREYLNPEVIKRTLAPGASWSADDGPVSG, encoded by the coding sequence ATGACGACGCCGGACAATCGCGCGCTGTTCCTGAAGATGCTGAATGCGCTCGGGACCAAGGATTTCGATACCTTCCAGGCCTGTCTGGCGGATGACGTGCTGCTCGAATGGCCGTTTCCGGTGATGGAGGGTTTTCCCGCCGAAGCCCGCGGCGCACGCTGGTTTCGCGACAGCCTGGAAGCCAGCTGGGCCGATTTCGCGCCTTACGCCTACCGGATCGTCGCCATCCACGACATGGCCAATCCCAACGCGCTGGTGGCCGAATATACTTCGCACAGCACCTATCTGCCGACCGGGCTGCCTTACGAAAACGGCTATGTCAGCATCGTCGATTTCGCGGATGGCCGCATCACCCGCTGGCGCGAATATCTCAATCCCGAAGTGATCAAGCGCACGCTCGCCCCCGGCGCGTCGTGGAGCGCGGATGATGGCCCGGTATCGGGCTGA